Within Anopheles ziemanni chromosome 2, idAnoZiCoDA_A2_x.2, whole genome shotgun sequence, the genomic segment aacagcaccatcatcagcagTCCTGCTAAAACCACAAACTGGATCTAGACTCTCTGTGGGGAGGTAATGGGGTGTTatgggtggaaaacaaacgaaaaatgtgCTACCTTAGCCTTaggggggttttcttttctttccttcatcCTCCTAGCCAACAGTAGAACGATGCGCAAAAAGGACGCATTTCGGTTTGGGAAACAAAATTTACGACTTCCACCCACCCGCGGTGGAATGAAGTCCTAAAAAGAAACCTATCGAAACGTTTGCGTTACGCCGAGGAACACCTCGAAAACCGACGGGAAGATAATTAACCAAAttaattctgttttttttttgttctctctcTCATTACTCGCAACATGGAACGGAACGTGCTTGCTTGAAATGGCTGTTATCGATCGTCCCTCGGACACGGTGCAGTTTCAGCAACTAGTCAAAATGTGCCAGAGGCGCTACAAAAGTGGCACGAAACGTCCAAGAGCCTGGAGCAGAACCAGACCGCCCTCAACGGGACGCTGCTGCAGATGCAACAAATACTCTCCAAGTTCCACACGGAGGTAAGTAAGGGAACGGGGTTTTAGTTCGAGTTGGTTCTAAAGTTCCCTGTTTGGTTCTACCTCATTCTCAATTTCACAGCTCAAACAGTTGCGAGATTCGATGGACAAGAAGAATGAAAACTCGCAGGAAGCACAACTCAACCGCCTGCAGTCCAGCGTGGCCGATCTGGGCTCCAGCATTGGCGATTCGAACTCCCGGATCGGCGCCCTGGAGGAACGTCTCACGGCCATCCAGACCGAGCAGAAGCAGTTGAACAAATCGCTCGAAGACTTACAGGTACGTGTGAGGTTGGAAAAGATCGACTTTATTATTGTCGCTTATCGTCCCGCTTTATGCTTTGTAGAAGATCTTCGGTCACATCCAGAACACCACCTCCGGCGCGGCCATCATCGGAGGCGACGAAGTGGCGAAGGGTGTCGAGAAAACGATAGCCGAACTGCGCGAACAGCTGACCGGGCAGCTGAACAATCTCGCCCAGAACGTTACCGGTGAGCTGGAGGCGCTGCGGCAAAAGAACGTCTGGCTGGCCACGGACCTGGCGAACCAGACGAAGCGCATCGAGGGATTGGTCGAGGATAAGAACAACATCTCGTCGCACGTGTCCTCGATTCAGGCGGTCTGGCTGGAGATACGTAACAATATGACGACTCTCGAGGCGGACCAGAAAACGATCAACGAGCAGTTGGCGGCGCTGGCCAACGTGACCACCGGGTTGCACGGAACGATCGCGACGGTACAAGTCGAGTGCCAGCAGTACCACAGCAAGCTCGATGGAGTGAACGGAAAGCTCGGTGCGCTGCAGGATCAGATTCAGCAGATCGAAACGAAGGAAGCGATCCATCTGTCACGCGAGTCATCGAACGGGACGCAACAGGTGAGGCGCATCGATCGATTACTTTATTAAaacaacacactcacacactatTTCTTTACAGATCATGAAGGATAACATGTCACCCCTGCTTTCGCAACTCTTCGCCGAACATATTCCGCCAGCCACGGTCAGCACAAACCCTCCCGTTACTCCCAAATCAACAGAGGCTGCCACCCCGACCACTACGACCACGGCCAAGCCCCAAACGTCGATGCTGTACCCGGGCACACTAGTTTTGCAGATGTCAACCACACCGCAACCGAACGTCGCCAATGCTGGTCCCGCACAACCATCCAAACCGAATGAAATCACCGGTACGGCAAATGCTGACGGCTCCGTTAGCAGCAAAAAAGCTCCCGCCACTTTCGATTCCGTCATGTAGATCACTTGATCGATGAAACGAACGTATCGATCGCGACAGCTCTGAAGTCGAGGCCCACGTCCGTTCCTTGCGCCGGCTCCCTATTCCTATCGGAGTGTTTCAgcgggatggaaaacaaaaaggctAGGCTTTGTACAGTGTTGACcgtaaaactgaaaaaaacgaaaaaaaacaaaccttggCCAATCCCCGATGGGCCGATGTTGAAGGGAAGGTAAACcaaagttttaaataattcaattgaTATATGGTAGGTATGTTTGCGCGTCGGAGGCGAAGCAACAGGAAATGCAGGACAAAACACATTTAACATTTAACGAGAACATATGATAGAACGACACTGAATACAAAGAGATACAAGTGACAAATTTAGTGAACGTGTGATCGATGATGGCCAGAGAATCGTAAACGTATGACTTACGGGAGAAATTGTAGGTGTGTTTGCAAAGCCGCGGACCCCACGCGGGccagttggaaaaaaaaacccatggaGCCAGAAAGTGTAACCGGTCGCGTGTGTAACCTGATAAGGTAGCGGGAATAGATAATAGTGCACAGGCCAACCCTCCTCCCAAATGTGACGATATAGAGGCACGCAAGTGATGTTTAGGAGataaaagtttttgttttaatcaaaCTCGCACTAATTAGCAACACATTAGAGGCAAGAAACGGTATCCTTTGGTTTTTGAAAATCATTAATCAGATAATTTTATCGTAGCCAGTAGGGCGGGGTGGTTGCttcaaaacaaatcttcaaag encodes:
- the LOC131290791 gene encoding uncharacterized protein LOC131290791 isoform X2, whose translation is MTVLWLFIISYVTSVIHGENHRLELALQKVSATSQNVPEALQKWHETSKSLEQNQTALNGTLLQMQQILSKFHTELKQLRDSMDKKNENSQEAQLNRLQSSVADLGSSIGDSNSRIGALEERLTAIQTEQKQLNKSLEDLQKIFGHIQNTTSGAAIIGGDEVAKGVEKTIAELREQLTGQLNNLAQNVTGELEALRQKNVWLATDLANQTKRIEGLVEDKNNISSHVSSIQAVWLEIRNNMTTLEADQKTINEQLAALANVTTGLHGTIATVQVECQQYHSKLDGVNGKLGALQDQIQQIETKEAIHLSRESSNGTQQIMKDNMSPLLSQLFAEHIPPATVSTNPPVTPKSTEAATPTTTTTAKPQTSMLYPGTLVLQMSTTPQPNVANAGPAQPSKPNEITGTANADGSVSSKKAPATFDSVM
- the LOC131290791 gene encoding uncharacterized protein LOC131290791 isoform X1, which gives rise to MESVGHHVAVPLRVGGKKMRKRRELDALVAHSLAKGAKSGAGRHIASNGVASHDQLLSNSTDEQEDYSWQPKVRTQSRCRTKRFSCLRTCGPLLFVSCIFISLAFMYWLYFDIRQQISQYRIRIEQVSATSQNVPEALQKWHETSKSLEQNQTALNGTLLQMQQILSKFHTELKQLRDSMDKKNENSQEAQLNRLQSSVADLGSSIGDSNSRIGALEERLTAIQTEQKQLNKSLEDLQKIFGHIQNTTSGAAIIGGDEVAKGVEKTIAELREQLTGQLNNLAQNVTGELEALRQKNVWLATDLANQTKRIEGLVEDKNNISSHVSSIQAVWLEIRNNMTTLEADQKTINEQLAALANVTTGLHGTIATVQVECQQYHSKLDGVNGKLGALQDQIQQIETKEAIHLSRESSNGTQQIMKDNMSPLLSQLFAEHIPPATVSTNPPVTPKSTEAATPTTTTTAKPQTSMLYPGTLVLQMSTTPQPNVANAGPAQPSKPNEITGTANADGSVSSKKAPATFDSVM